Proteins encoded in a region of the Pseudomonas denitrificans (nom. rej.) genome:
- a CDS encoding putative 2-aminoethylphosphonate ABC transporter permease subunit yields MEAVVKHSPALSAGKIRGDLGDRLFVRGGKYLLLLLLTLAVLMPLLAIFWRGFSGEAGQGGGLAAMGELLRSDNFHWLLGNSLKVSLSVACIVVPAAYLFAYALQRTLIPAKGLWRGISLLPLLAPSMLPGIALIYLFGNQGLLRHLLPDNIYGFWGIVLGEAIYTFPHALMILLSALSLADARLFDAASSMGAGPWKAFRSITWPASRQGVFAAFCLVFTLTITDFGVPVVVGGDYQVLALEAYKAVVGQQQFGRGAQIGMILLLPALLSFAVDTWLRRRQGDAMSGRAQVYHPKPSRRRDGAFLAIVVLISAVLLGVLGMAVYSSLVKFWPYNLSLSLNHYDFNTTAGGGWLAYRNSLTMAACTAIIGSALIFTGAYLIEKTREQRWLSQLLRMLCFVPMAVPGLVLGLGYVFFFNLPGNPLHVFYGSMALLVVCTIAHYLTTAQMTATAALRQLDGEFEAAALSLKMPLWRHYLRVTVPICLPALLDITRYLFVSAMTTVSAAIFLYNPDTILAAVAVLNMDDSGNVGGAAAMSTLILLTSAAVSLLLAGASRGLLRRSQAWRTGANP; encoded by the coding sequence ATGGAAGCCGTGGTGAAACACAGCCCGGCGCTGTCCGCCGGAAAGATTCGCGGCGATCTGGGTGATCGCCTGTTCGTCCGCGGCGGCAAGTACCTGCTGCTGCTCCTGCTCACTCTCGCGGTGCTGATGCCGCTGCTGGCCATCTTCTGGCGCGGCTTCAGCGGCGAAGCAGGGCAGGGCGGCGGCCTGGCAGCCATGGGCGAGCTGCTGCGCAGCGACAACTTCCACTGGCTGCTGGGCAACAGTCTGAAGGTTTCGTTGAGCGTGGCTTGCATCGTCGTGCCGGCGGCCTACCTGTTTGCCTACGCGCTGCAACGCACGCTGATCCCGGCCAAGGGCCTGTGGCGCGGGATTTCCCTGCTGCCGCTGCTGGCGCCGTCGATGCTGCCGGGCATCGCGCTGATCTACCTGTTCGGCAACCAGGGCCTGCTGCGCCACCTGCTGCCGGACAACATCTACGGCTTCTGGGGCATCGTCCTAGGCGAGGCCATCTACACCTTCCCCCATGCGCTGATGATCCTGCTGTCGGCGCTGTCGCTGGCCGATGCGCGCCTGTTCGACGCCGCCTCGAGCATGGGCGCCGGGCCCTGGAAGGCCTTCCGCAGCATTACCTGGCCGGCCTCGCGACAGGGCGTGTTCGCTGCCTTCTGCCTGGTGTTCACCCTGACCATCACCGACTTCGGCGTGCCGGTCGTGGTGGGCGGCGACTACCAGGTGCTGGCGCTGGAAGCGTACAAGGCGGTGGTCGGCCAGCAGCAGTTCGGCCGTGGCGCGCAGATCGGCATGATCCTCCTGCTGCCGGCACTGCTCAGCTTCGCCGTCGACACCTGGCTGCGCCGTCGCCAGGGCGACGCCATGAGCGGCCGCGCACAGGTCTACCATCCCAAGCCGTCGCGTCGTCGCGACGGTGCCTTCCTCGCCATCGTCGTGCTGATCAGCGCGGTGCTGCTGGGCGTGCTGGGCATGGCCGTGTACTCCTCGCTGGTGAAGTTCTGGCCCTATAACCTCTCGCTGTCGCTGAACCACTACGACTTCAACACCACAGCCGGCGGCGGCTGGCTGGCCTACCGCAACAGCCTGACCATGGCCGCATGCACCGCGATAATCGGCAGCGCGCTGATCTTCACCGGTGCCTACCTGATCGAGAAGACCCGCGAGCAGCGCTGGCTGAGCCAACTGCTGCGCATGCTGTGCTTCGTGCCGATGGCCGTACCGGGCCTCGTGCTGGGCCTGGGCTACGTGTTCTTCTTCAACCTGCCGGGCAACCCGCTGCATGTGTTCTACGGCAGCATGGCGCTGCTGGTGGTGTGCACCATTGCCCACTACCTGACCACCGCGCAGATGACCGCCACCGCCGCGCTGCGCCAGCTCGACGGCGAGTTCGAGGCTGCCGCGCTGTCGCTGAAGATGCCGCTGTGGCGCCACTACCTGCGCGTCACCGTGCCGATCTGCCTGCCGGCGCTGCTGGACATCACCCGCTACCTGTTCGTCTCGGCGATGACCACCGTCTCGGCGGCGATCTTCCTCTACAACCCGGACACCATTCTCGCCGCCGTCGCCGTGCTGAACATGGACGACTCCGGCAACGTCGGCGGCGCTGCTGCCATGTCGACCCTGATCCTGCTCACTTCCGCGGCCGTGTCGCTGCTGCTGGCCGGCGCCTCGCGCGGCCTGCTGCGCCGCTCGCAGGCCTGGAGGACGGGCGCGAACCCTTAA
- the wecB gene encoding non-hydrolyzing UDP-N-acetylglucosamine 2-epimerase, with protein MKYKVTMVFGTRPEAIKMAPLARVLRRTPEIELRICSTGQHREMLQQVLDSFELEVDEDLDVMTQGQTLNSLSLQMMGKLDDSYDRHRPDIVLVHGDTTTSFIAALTAFHRQIPVGHVEAGLRTGNIHQPWPEEANRRLTAVIADLHFPPTKASRDNLLREGVNIDQIEVTGNTVIDALLWMREHLHETGWKPAIDSPLAKFTGDRRLVLITGHRRENFGKGFERICQALAELAQRFPEVDFVYPVHLNPQVQKAVYGLLSDKPNIHLIAPQDYQHFVWLMDRAYIILTDSGGIQEEAPALGKPLLVLRRVTERPAVLEGGTVVLVGTNTGRIVSEASHLLRDEEVYEQMGRVFSPYGDGHASEKIVARLLSWFGETRTTSEFE; from the coding sequence ATGAAGTACAAAGTCACCATGGTTTTCGGAACCCGTCCGGAAGCCATCAAGATGGCCCCCCTCGCCCGCGTCCTCCGCCGTACCCCGGAAATCGAGCTGCGCATCTGCTCCACCGGCCAGCATCGCGAGATGCTACAGCAAGTGCTGGACTCCTTCGAACTCGAGGTGGATGAAGACCTCGACGTCATGACCCAGGGCCAGACGCTGAACAGCCTGTCCCTGCAGATGATGGGCAAACTGGACGACAGCTACGACCGCCATCGTCCGGACATCGTGCTGGTCCACGGTGATACCACCACCAGCTTCATCGCCGCCCTGACCGCCTTCCACCGGCAGATCCCGGTGGGCCATGTCGAGGCCGGCCTGCGCACCGGCAACATCCACCAGCCCTGGCCGGAGGAAGCCAACCGCCGCCTCACCGCGGTGATCGCCGACCTGCACTTCCCGCCGACCAAGGCCTCGCGCGACAACCTGCTGCGCGAAGGGGTGAACATCGACCAGATCGAGGTCACCGGCAACACGGTGATCGACGCCCTGCTGTGGATGCGCGAGCACCTGCACGAGACCGGCTGGAAACCCGCCATCGACTCGCCCCTGGCCAAGTTCACCGGGGACCGCCGCCTGGTGCTGATCACCGGCCACCGCCGGGAGAACTTCGGCAAGGGCTTCGAGCGCATCTGCCAGGCCCTGGCCGAGCTGGCCCAGCGCTTCCCCGAGGTGGACTTCGTCTACCCGGTGCACCTCAACCCGCAGGTGCAGAAAGCCGTCTACGGCCTGCTCTCGGACAAGCCGAACATCCACCTGATCGCCCCGCAGGACTACCAGCACTTCGTCTGGCTGATGGACCGCGCGTACATCATCCTCACCGACTCGGGCGGCATCCAGGAGGAAGCCCCGGCGCTGGGTAAACCACTGCTGGTGCTGCGCCGCGTCACCGAGCGCCCGGCCGTACTGGAAGGCGGTACCGTGGTGCTGGTGGGGACCAACACCGGACGCATCGTCAGCGAAGCCAGCCATCTGCTGCGCGACGAGGAAGTCTACGAGCAGATGGGCCGGGTATTCAGCCCCTACGGCGACGGCCATGCCAGCGAGAAGATCGTCGCCCGGCTGCTGTCCTGGTTCGGTGAAACACGCACGACAAGCGAGTTCGAATGA
- a CDS encoding putative 2-aminoethylphosphonate ABC transporter ATP-binding protein codes for MHPTVAGTPLSVRHIRKRFGQFVALDGVSLDVKAGELVCLLGPSGCGKTTLLRCIAGLEQQDEGTLHLGLRDVSNLPPQARDYGILFQSYALFPNLTVEQNISYGLANASKDEARRRVAEILELVGLSGSEKKYPGQLSGGQQQRVAMARALAPSPSLLLLDEPMSALDARVREHLCGELRQLQKSLGITTVMVTHNQDEAMLMADRIAVMNHGRIEQYGTAQDIYSSPSTPFVAEFVGQGNWLPFERGSDGHARVGSLNLRLHCQAPSASGRLFCRPEAISVNPAVHQENLFRAQVREITFLGNRCRMSFELEQLPGHALLAELAPEDMPRLGTPDIWVSLPPRSLQVFA; via the coding sequence ATGCATCCCACCGTTGCCGGCACGCCGCTCAGCGTGCGCCACATCCGCAAACGCTTCGGCCAGTTCGTCGCCCTCGACGGCGTGTCGCTGGACGTCAAGGCCGGTGAGCTGGTGTGCCTGCTCGGCCCTTCCGGCTGCGGCAAGACCACCCTGCTGCGCTGCATTGCCGGGCTGGAGCAGCAGGACGAGGGCACCTTGCACCTGGGCCTGCGCGATGTCTCGAACCTGCCGCCGCAGGCGCGGGACTACGGCATCCTGTTCCAGTCCTACGCGCTATTTCCCAACCTCACGGTCGAGCAGAACATCTCCTATGGCCTGGCCAACGCTTCGAAGGATGAAGCCCGCCGCCGCGTCGCCGAGATTCTCGAGCTGGTCGGCCTCAGCGGCAGTGAGAAGAAGTACCCCGGCCAGCTCTCCGGTGGCCAGCAGCAGCGCGTCGCCATGGCTCGCGCGCTGGCGCCGAGCCCGTCGCTGCTGCTGCTCGACGAGCCGATGTCGGCGCTGGACGCCCGCGTCCGCGAACACCTGTGCGGCGAGCTGCGCCAGCTGCAGAAGAGCCTGGGCATCACCACCGTGATGGTCACCCACAACCAGGACGAGGCCATGTTGATGGCCGACCGCATCGCGGTGATGAACCACGGGCGCATCGAGCAGTACGGCACGGCGCAGGATATCTACAGCAGCCCGAGCACGCCCTTCGTCGCCGAGTTCGTCGGCCAGGGCAACTGGCTGCCCTTTGAGCGCGGCAGTGACGGTCACGCGCGGGTCGGCAGCCTCAATCTGCGCCTGCACTGCCAGGCACCGAGCGCCTCGGGCCGGTTGTTCTGCCGCCCGGAAGCGATCAGCGTGAACCCCGCCGTGCACCAGGAAAACCTGTTCCGCGCGCAGGTCCGCGAGATCACCTTCCTCGGCAACCGCTGCCGCATGAGCTTCGAGCTCGAACAGCTGCCGGGCCACGCGCTGCTCGCCGAGCTGGCGCCCGAGGACATGCCGCGCCTGGGCACCCCGGACATCTGGGTGTCGCTGCCGCCCCGCAGCCTGCAGGTGTTCGCCTGA